In Haloarcula rubripromontorii, the sequence GCCGACAAGCGCGGACTGAGTCCCGGGCCGCCACAGCCTGTTTCGTGTCGAGACGGGCACACGCATAACGTTTATATCTGCCAGTCACAACCGCTCAGACATGGCACCCGAATCCCATCGTGCCGGCGTCGTTCGCCAGCCATCCGACAGACAGGGGTTCGGCTTCTTCTGCACTGCCTGACCGCGTGTGGACTCTGACAGCGTCGAGAGGCGTGGTCGGACGAAACCGCGAGCAGGAAGTGAGAACCGTTAACTGAGCGACCCGCGGTTATCACCACAAGACCGAGACACCCGTATGAAACGACCACAGGCACAGGTGGCCGTCCTGCAGGCCGCCGACGCACAGGATGACAGGCGTATCGATGACGTGGCTGCGGAGGCTGACCTCAAGCCAGAAGCAGCCACCAGAGCGGCGTTCGAACTCGAAGCCGACGGACTGGTGTCCGTCGCCGAGGAGACGCTGGAACATTACGAACTCACCGAGGAGGGCGAGACGTACGTCCGCGAGAGCCTGCCCGAACAGGACCTCTACGAGGCCGCTATCGACGCCGGCGCGGCCGACGGCCCAGTCCAGATGGGGCAGGTCATCGGCGCGTCCGGTCTCGAAGGCGGCGCGGTCGATATCGCACTCTCGAACTACGCCCGCAAGGCCTACGGTGAGATCGACAGCGGCGAGATCACGGCTAATCCTGACGCTGCCCCCGGATCTGACCCCGAGATGCTGGCGCTGGAGGCCGTCGCAGACGGCCACGTCGAAGACGCCGACGCGGACGCACTCGACCAACTCGAACGGCGCGGTCTCATCGATGTGCGCGAGGAGACCGTCCGCTCGGTCCAACTCACCGACGACGGCGTCACCGCGCTGATGGAGGGCGTCGACGCCGCCGAGACGGTCGACCAGCTCACCCCGGAGCTGCTTACCAGCGGCGAGTGGGAGGACGTTGCGTTCACCGAGTACAACGTCGCGGCCGACGCCGAGGACGTGAGCCACGGCAAGGAGCATATTCTCCGCCAGACGGCCAACCGCGTGAAGGACACGCTCGTCGGCATGGGCTTCTCCGAGATGGAAGGCCCCCACGCTGACGCCCAGTTCTGGATCAACGACTGCCTGTTCATGCCACAGGACCACCCGGCCCGGACCCACTGGGACCAGTTCGCGCTGGAACAGCCCGAGGAAATCGGCGAGCTCCCGGCGGACCTCGTCGAACGGGTCCGCTCAGCGCATAAAGAGGGCGTCGGCCCCGACGGCGAGGGGTATCACTCGCCATGGACCGAGGATATCGCCCGCGGGATGGACCTGCGGGGCCATACCACCTCGCTGTCGATGCGCTATCTCTCGGGCCATCAGGTCGGAGAGCTGGACCCGCCCGAACGCTACTTCAGCGTCGAGAAGGTGTACCGCAACGACACGCTCGACCCGACGCACCTGCTTGAGTTCTTCCAGATAGAGGGGTGGGTGATGGCCGAGGACCTCTCCGTGCGGGACCTGATGGGGACGTTCACGGAGTTCTACGAGCAGTTCGGCATCACCGACCTGGAGTTCAAGCCCCACTACAACCCCTACACGGAGCCGAGCTTCGAACTGTTTGGCACCCACCCCGAGACCGGCGAGGTCGTCGAGGTCGGCAACTCCGGTATCTTCCGCGACGAGGTGCTCACGCCGCTGGGCGTCGACTGCGACGTGATGGCGTGGGGCCTCTCGCTCGAACGACTACTCATGCTCATGTACGGCTTCGAGGACATCCGCGACGTGCACGGGACGCTGTGTGACCTTGAACTGCTGCGGGAGACGGAGGTGATGCGCTGATGCCGGTCGTTGATGTCGACCCCGACGAACTGCGGTATCTGACCGGCCACGACGAGAAAGACGACGACGAACTCAAATCGGACCTGTTCAACCTTGGCCTCGAATTCGAGGGTTGGACCGAGGACGACGAGTTCCAACTGGAGTTCGCGCCCGATAGACTGGACCGCCTCTCCGTCGAGGGGGTCGCACGGTCGCTGCGCTACCACTACGGCGACGACCGTGGGGTCGAGATTCCCAACACGAACAGCGCCGATTGGACCATCGAGGTCGAGGACCAGCCCGATGAACGCCCCTACGTCACCGGCGCCGTCGTCCGCGGCCTGGACATGGACGAGGCCGCGCTGGAATCGCTCATCCAACTGCAGGAGAAGCTCCACGCGACGATGGGGCGCAAGCGGGCGAAAGGCGCGATTGGGGTTCACGACCTCACGATGCTGAAAGGCGATTCGGTCACGGACGAGACGGGCAAGTCCATCACCTACACCAGCGCCGATCCCGACGAGGCGACGTTCGTCCCGCTGGACGCCGATGCAGAGATGACCCCCAGTGAGGTCATGGCTTCTCACGAGACCGGCCAGACATACGGCGACCTCGTGGCCGACTTCGACCGCGTGCCGGCCATCTACGACGCCATCGGGCTGTTCTCGTTCCCGCCGGTCATCAACGGCCGCCGGACCGAGGTCAGCGTCGACTCCCGGGACCTGTTCATCGAGATGACCGGGACCGACCAGTGGACCATCGACCACATGTGCAACATCGTCTGCTACGCCCTCGCCGCCCGCGGCGGGCAGGTCGAGAAGGTCGACGTGTCCTACGCCGACGACGCGCCCGGCGAGTACGCTGGCAAGACCCTGGAGCGTCCGGACTTCTCGGTGCGGGCGAAGACGGTCACGCACGACCGCATCGAGTCCATCCTCGGCGTCTCGCTCGACAGCCGCGAGGTCGTCGACTACGCCGAGCGCGCCGGCCTCGACGCCACCGAGACCGAAACCGACGACGGCACGGCCTACGAGGTAGAGATTCCGCCCTACCGCGTCGACGTCATCCACCCGCAGGACGTCATCGACGACATCGGCCGGGCGCTCGGGTTCAACAGCCTCGAACCGACCTATCCCGACGTGTCGACGGTCGGCGGCCGCCACGAGCGGTCCAGGCTGGAGGACGCCGCCCGCAACGCCCTGGTCGGCCTGGGCTTCGAGGACCTGCTGAACTTCCACATGATAAACGAGGTCGAGAACTTCGAGCGGATGGGGTTGTCGGTCCCACGGACCGACGAACAGGCGAGCGGTGGTAACCGCGAGCAGGCCGCCGACGCCGTCGGCCAGGCTGACCCGGTCACCATCCAGGAGCCCTACAGCGAGGACTACACCATCCTCCGGACGTGGGCGCTCCCCTCTATCATGATGGTGCTCGAAAACAACACCCACCGGAGCTACCCGCAGGACCTCGCTGAGATCGGGCTGGCCGCCGGGCTCGACGACTCGGAGAACACCGGTGTCGCCGAACACCGCACCGTCGCCGCCGCGCTTGCACGTACAGATGCCTCCTACGAGGACGCGAAGGCCCGTCTGCAGGCGCTGGCCGAAGCGTTCGACAAGGACCTCGAAACGCCCCCGACCACGCATCCGTCGTTCATCGGCGGCCGCGCCGCCGAGGTCGTCCTCGACGGGGAGTCGGTCGGCGTCGTCGGTGAGATTCACCCGAAGGTACTCGTCGAACACGACCTGGAACTGCCGGTGGCGGCCTTCGAGTTCCGACTGGACGCGCTCGAATAACGCGAGCAAGCGTCGTACGAACGGTTCTGCTTCTTCGCTACAGGTCCGCACCGACGGCGTCCTCGACCGAGTCGAAGCCGTCTTCGGCGAGCAAATCAAGCAGTCCCGAATTAATTTCCCGGGCGATAGACGGACCGCGGTAGACCAGACCGGTGTACAGCTGGACGAGCGAGGCCCCGGCGCGGATCTTCCGGTACGCACCCTCCGCCGTCGAGACGCCGCCGACGCCGACGACGGGCACGTCGACGCGCTCGGCGACGAAGCGGACCATCTCCGTGGCCGTGTTCTCGATTGGCTTCCCGGAGAGGCCGCCCGTCTCGACCGCGTTTGGCGACCGCAGGCTAGCTGGCCGTTCCGTCGTCGTATTCGTCGCGACGACGCCATCGAGGCCGAGTTCAGCCACCAAGTCCAGTGCGTCCTCTACTGCCGGTTCAGGGAGGTCCGGCGAGAGCTTCACGAGCAGGGGGGCCGCGCCCGCGTCTTGTAGCTCGCCGAGGATGGCCTCCATCGCGTCGCGGTTCTGGAGCTCTTCGAACCCCTCCGAGTTGGGACAGGAGACGTTGACGACGAAGAAGTCCCCGCCCTCGGCGACGTGTTCGTACGTGGTCCGGTAGTCGTCGGGGGCCGCGTTCGTCCCGACGTGTTCCGTCTTGGCGATGTTGACGCCGACTGGGAACGGAGCGTTGACGTTCTTCAACCGCTCGCCGATGACGATGGCCCCGTCGTTGTTTAGCCCCATCCGGTTGATGATCGCCTCGTCCTCTCTGAGCCGGAACATCCGCGGGCGGGCGTTCCCGACCTGTGGCTCGGCCGTGACGCCGCCGACTTCGGCGAAGCCGAAACCGAGTGAGGCCAACGCTCCGGGGATGGTGGCATTCTTGTCGAAGCCGGCGGCGACGCCGACGGGGTTGTCGAACGTGTGGCCGAACGCCTCCACTGTGAGTCGGTCGTCAGCGACGGTGTAGCGGTCTGCCATTGCGTCGGCGACCCGGGTTCCGTTGACTGTCTCTAACAGTCGGTGGACGCTCCGATTGGCGGTTTCTGCTGGCAGCGAAAACAAGAGTGGTTTCGCGATATCGTAGGGTCTCATTGTGTTGGTGTTCGGGTTCCCTCGAAGAACGGCGTTGTGTTCTCGGTATCGGGCATCAGCCGACGGCTTGGCTTAGCCCGGTGGTACTGTGTTACCGTCGATGGTGCCTCAGAAGTCGTGCTCGACCTCTTCCGGGTCGGCTTTCTGGATAATAATCTTGTTATCGCGGACGCGAACGAACACCTCGTCGCCGATCTCCATCCCGGCGACGGCTAGCTCGTCCTCGTGAATGTTGATATGTACGTTGTGGTACTCGCCGTCCTCATCTTTGGCGCCACTCGGGCTGAGCTTCTTCTTTCGCACCATCGCGCTATCCTACTCCGCACTTCACCGCAGGATACACTTAAGTCTACCGTGCCGCCGGTCGCTGGCTGGCGATTCTGTACGCGCGTGACGATTTCAGTCCGAATATTCGGCTTGCATTGGCCGGTTTAGGCGGTCGAAGTGGCACGCGACGGTCTCAGTGTATAAAAGCATCCCCCGACGGAGGGCGGATTGGGGGGTATATTTATGTTCTGCCATGTGCTGAATTGGCATGGAGCGGTGAAATCCATGGCACCCGACAGTGACAAGCGCAACTTCGCACTGCGCGAAGACGGTGACGAATCGAGCGTCTTCTCGGGCGGAACGCCTCGGCAGGCTGCACTGAAGGCAGCACGTCGACTCGAACCGGCCGACGGTGAAGATCAGGCTGACCCTGAGGAGATACGACTACGGGAGAAGGGGACCCACAAAGTCCACATCTACGAGGCGTGGGCATGGGTCGAGGAGGCTCCTGACGACAAACCCGACTGGATGCCCGGTGATATTACGAAAGGG encodes:
- the pheS gene encoding phenylalanine--tRNA ligase subunit alpha is translated as MKRPQAQVAVLQAADAQDDRRIDDVAAEADLKPEAATRAAFELEADGLVSVAEETLEHYELTEEGETYVRESLPEQDLYEAAIDAGAADGPVQMGQVIGASGLEGGAVDIALSNYARKAYGEIDSGEITANPDAAPGSDPEMLALEAVADGHVEDADADALDQLERRGLIDVREETVRSVQLTDDGVTALMEGVDAAETVDQLTPELLTSGEWEDVAFTEYNVAADAEDVSHGKEHILRQTANRVKDTLVGMGFSEMEGPHADAQFWINDCLFMPQDHPARTHWDQFALEQPEEIGELPADLVERVRSAHKEGVGPDGEGYHSPWTEDIARGMDLRGHTTSLSMRYLSGHQVGELDPPERYFSVEKVYRNDTLDPTHLLEFFQIEGWVMAEDLSVRDLMGTFTEFYEQFGITDLEFKPHYNPYTEPSFELFGTHPETGEVVEVGNSGIFRDEVLTPLGVDCDVMAWGLSLERLLMLMYGFEDIRDVHGTLCDLELLRETEVMR
- the pheT gene encoding phenylalanine--tRNA ligase subunit beta encodes the protein MPVVDVDPDELRYLTGHDEKDDDELKSDLFNLGLEFEGWTEDDEFQLEFAPDRLDRLSVEGVARSLRYHYGDDRGVEIPNTNSADWTIEVEDQPDERPYVTGAVVRGLDMDEAALESLIQLQEKLHATMGRKRAKGAIGVHDLTMLKGDSVTDETGKSITYTSADPDEATFVPLDADAEMTPSEVMASHETGQTYGDLVADFDRVPAIYDAIGLFSFPPVINGRRTEVSVDSRDLFIEMTGTDQWTIDHMCNIVCYALAARGGQVEKVDVSYADDAPGEYAGKTLERPDFSVRAKTVTHDRIESILGVSLDSREVVDYAERAGLDATETETDDGTAYEVEIPPYRVDVIHPQDVIDDIGRALGFNSLEPTYPDVSTVGGRHERSRLEDAARNALVGLGFEDLLNFHMINEVENFERMGLSVPRTDEQASGGNREQAADAVGQADPVTIQEPYSEDYTILRTWALPSIMMVLENNTHRSYPQDLAEIGLAAGLDDSENTGVAEHRTVAAALARTDASYEDAKARLQALAEAFDKDLETPPTTHPSFIGGRAAEVVLDGESVGVVGEIHPKVLVEHDLELPVAAFEFRLDALE
- a CDS encoding quinone-dependent dihydroorotate dehydrogenase, producing the protein MRPYDIAKPLLFSLPAETANRSVHRLLETVNGTRVADAMADRYTVADDRLTVEAFGHTFDNPVGVAAGFDKNATIPGALASLGFGFAEVGGVTAEPQVGNARPRMFRLREDEAIINRMGLNNDGAIVIGERLKNVNAPFPVGVNIAKTEHVGTNAAPDDYRTTYEHVAEGGDFFVVNVSCPNSEGFEELQNRDAMEAILGELQDAGAAPLLVKLSPDLPEPAVEDALDLVAELGLDGVVATNTTTERPASLRSPNAVETGGLSGKPIENTATEMVRFVAERVDVPVVGVGGVSTAEGAYRKIRAGASLVQLYTGLVYRGPSIAREINSGLLDLLAEDGFDSVEDAVGADL
- a CDS encoding non-histone chromosomal MC1 family protein: MAPDSDKRNFALREDGDESSVFSGGTPRQAALKAARRLEPADGEDQADPEEIRLREKGTHKVHIYEAWAWVEEAPDDKPDWMPGDITKGNVSKQGVEHLDEI